CCAACCCCACTTCCCTCTTCTTTAAAGCGATTGCCCTATCAAGATCAGAAAAGAATAGTGGAAGATATTTTTTGGACTCAAAATGGATTTACTCTTCCCATTGAAAATAGAGCAGAAAATTTACTAAGACTGGCATGGATAAACAATAAAAGTTTTCTTAAATTCAAAGAGTATATATCTACAGAGATCGTACAAGCCAATAAGACAATCTATGGAGATCATTTCCCACCTTCAGCCCTTAGAGCAGAACTCCTTTTTCCTGAACTTAAGGAAAGGAAAGAGAATTTTCCTTCTACAGTTTATTTCGTTGATGAAAATGATCTCTTTCAAAACCCTAGAAATTATTCCTCACAAGAATATCCTCAGCTGCAATGGCCACAAAAAAGCGCTCAACCAGAAATGCGAATTGAATTTGGACAAATAAACTATCAGCAGTGGATAATTGATGAAAACACCAGAAGGCAGCGTGACCTATATCAGCAGCAAAGAGCTGATCAAATATGGCGAGATCAAAATGCACAAGCTCAACGTGATGAAATGGCGAGACAGCAGATCTGGGCAAATCAAAGACAACAAGAACAACGTGCCCAAATGCTACGTGATGAAACGCGACGACAAATGATGGCCGATCAAATACGGCGAGATCAAAATGCACAAGCTCAACGTGATGAAATGGCGAGGCAGCAAAGAGCTGCTCAACAAAGAGCTGATGAAAACAGAAGACAGCAAGCTGAAGCTCAGCGACGAGCTGATAATGCCCGGTTTCAACGTGAACTCCAACGACAAAGTGATGAAATGAGAAGATGGCAGGAGATGAATAACCGTTCTTACTATGGCAGATAATGCCTCACTTAAACTACACGAATACGCACAAGGGCTTTTGGTGAAAAAATAGGCGGCGCCCCACCACCACATTCTGCTCGACTTCATTTCTTCAACTTGCTAGCCACTGCCGCATGAATTTTCTGCATTCGAAACAACACTTTGAAGCGGCTCAACATTTTTTTCCGGGTGGAGTCAATTCGCCGGTTCGCGCGTTTGGCGCTGTGGGTGGTGTTCCGCCGTTTATTGTGAAGGCAAAGGGCGCGCACTTATGGGATGCCGATGGCAACCACTATATAGACTACGTTGGCTCGTGGGGCCCCGCCATTTTGGGGCACGCCGATAGCGATGTGCAAGCGGCCATCATCAACGCCTTGGAAAACGGCACCAGCTTTGGCGCTCCCACCTTGCAAGAAACTGAACTCGCGCAAATAATCTGCAAACTTCTTCCCTCCATCGAAATGCTTCGCTTTGTGAATTCCGGCACCGAAGCCTGCATGAGCGCTATTCGCTTAGCGCGCGGCTACACCAAGCGAAACAAAATCATCAAGTGCGAAGGCTGCTATCACGGCCACGCCGATAGCCTCTTGGTAAAAGCTGGTTCCGGCGCTGCAAGCCACGGCGAGCCTACATCTGCGGGCGTGCCTGCTACACTTGCTACCGACACCATTGTGCTTCCCTACAACAACTTAAACGCCTTCGCCGAAGTGATGATGCAGCACGGAAGCGAAGTTGCCGCTATCATTATTGAACCTGTGGCTGGTAACATGGGTTGTGTTCCGCCCGTTTTAGATTTTTTGGAAGGCCTACGAAAACTTTGCACGCAATATGGAACGCTGCTTATTTTTGATGAAGTGATGACCGGATTTCGCGTTGCCCTTGGTGGAGCTCAAAGTTTATACAACATCACGCCTGACATCACCTGCCTGGGAAAGGTGATTGGCGGCGGACTTCCCGTTGGTGCCTATGGCGGCAAACGCGAAATCATGCGGCACATTGCGCCACTTGGTCCGGTGTATCAAGCTGGAACGCTCTCGGGAAATCCTTTGGCAATGGCGGCTGGCATTGAAACGCTCAAAAAAATAAGTGCTCCCAAATTTTTTGAACAGCTGATCAGCAAAACACAAACGCTCACCGAAAACATCAGCGCTGTGCTCACTTCCGCAAACATCGCACATCAAATGCATCGCGTGGGTTCGATGTGGTCGGTGTTTTTTTCTGCGGATGAAGTGCGCAACTTCACTGATGCCGCGGCTTGCGACCAAGCGCGTTTCAAATCGTTTTTTCATTTTTTACTTGAGCACGGCATTTACATTGCGCCATCAGCTTTTGAATCTGCTTTTATGAGCATCGCTCACAGTGACGAAGATATTGAACAAACGATCAGCGTAATAAAAAAGTGGTGCGAAACGCATGCCTGAAAACAAAAATGACAAAGACTCTATTTATGTGGCCCTTGGCATTTACGGTGCCATCGGGTTTCAGCTGGCCATCAGTGTGGTGGGTGGACTTTTGCTTGGCAACTGGATCGATTCATGGTTAGAGACCGAGCCGTGGTTTTTGCTGCTGGGTTTACTCTTGGGTGCAGGTGCAGGATTTTACAATCTCATCCGGCTGCTGAAGTGGAATGAAAAGCGGAGAGATAAATAGGAATTAGTTTTATTCCTCCCCTTAAATTAAGGGGAGGTTAGGTGGGGTTATTGGTTTTATGCTCAAAGAAAATCAATAACTCCCCCAGCCCCTCTTAATTTAAGAGGGGGGGGAACACTACCGACAACAAAATCATTATGAACATCAAATCAATCGAACGAAATGCTTTCTTTTTGGCGGGCTTACTGGTGACGGTGAGTATTTTATCTTTTAGCAGAAGCTTTGCCCTTGCTGCATTGGGCGGCTCATTTTTAGCTTTAGTGGGTTTTCGGCTCTGGATTTACCTTACCGACATCTTTCTTGGCAATAAAACTCACTCGAAATTCTTTATATTTTTCATAGTTTTATCAAAGATTGTCCTTCTCGGTTTTGGCCTTTGGTGGGGAGTGCGCATTTTTTCGCGAGAACCTCTTGCTTTTTTGCTTGGCTTGTCCTGTATAGTCACCTCCATTTTTTTGGGGGCCATAAAAAGTGGTCTTTTTCCCCTTGGAAAAAAATAAGAAGGAGTAGTTGTGTACGATTTAATTGCTGTGTTGCCAAAATATTTTGGAGCTTCATCCGAATGGATTCACCACTATCATCACGTGCTTACAACGGCGTTTGTTTGCCTTTTGTTGCTCACCTTTTCTCTTATCGCGCACAAAAAATTAAAAAATACTGAAAAGTCTATCGTTCCCGAGAAAAAACTTTCGTTCGCAAATATCTTCGAATTTGCAGTTGAGCAATTGCTTGGCCTTATGCACGGCATCATGGGAAACAGAGCTGATCGCTATTTCCCGCTCATCGCTGCCCTCTTCTTATATCTTTTTGTCAGTAACTTGATGGGAGTTATTCCAGGGCTCACACCTCCAACTGAAAATGTGAACACCAACTTGGCCTGTTCACTCGTTGTCTTTTTATATTACAACTATGTGGGCATTAAAGAACAAGGCGCAAAACATTATTTTCAGCACTTGTTGGGGCCGGTTGCTTGGCTGGCACCTTTGATGTTGATTGTGGAAGTCATCAGCCACGTGGTAAGGCCCATTTCGCTTTGCGTGCGTTTGTTTGGAAATATTACCGGTGACCATTTGGTGCTTGGAATCTTTTCAGATTTAGTTCCACTTGTTGTTCCTGTTATTTTTATGGCGCTGGCCATTT
The sequence above is a segment of the Deltaproteobacteria bacterium CG11_big_fil_rev_8_21_14_0_20_42_23 genome. Coding sequences within it:
- the hemL gene encoding glutamate-1-semialdehyde-2,1-aminomutase — protein: MNFLHSKQHFEAAQHFFPGGVNSPVRAFGAVGGVPPFIVKAKGAHLWDADGNHYIDYVGSWGPAILGHADSDVQAAIINALENGTSFGAPTLQETELAQIICKLLPSIEMLRFVNSGTEACMSAIRLARGYTKRNKIIKCEGCYHGHADSLLVKAGSGAASHGEPTSAGVPATLATDTIVLPYNNLNAFAEVMMQHGSEVAAIIIEPVAGNMGCVPPVLDFLEGLRKLCTQYGTLLIFDEVMTGFRVALGGAQSLYNITPDITCLGKVIGGGLPVGAYGGKREIMRHIAPLGPVYQAGTLSGNPLAMAAGIETLKKISAPKFFEQLISKTQTLTENISAVLTSANIAHQMHRVGSMWSVFFSADEVRNFTDAAACDQARFKSFFHFLLEHGIYIAPSAFESAFMSIAHSDEDIEQTISVIKKWCETHA
- the atpB gene encoding ATP synthase F0 subunit A, with amino-acid sequence MYDLIAVLPKYFGASSEWIHHYHHVLTTAFVCLLLLTFSLIAHKKLKNTEKSIVPEKKLSFANIFEFAVEQLLGLMHGIMGNRADRYFPLIAALFLYLFVSNLMGVIPGLTPPTENVNTNLACSLVVFLYYNYVGIKEQGAKHYFQHLLGPVAWLAPLMLIVEVISHVVRPISLCVRLFGNITGDHLVLGIFSDLVPLVVPVIFMALAIFVSFIQAFVFSLLSVIYISLASEEEAH